A single Leptospira kirschneri serovar Cynopteri str. 3522 CT DNA region contains:
- a CDS encoding sensor domain-containing diguanylate cyclase produces MISKENDPLMIEYLEKKIYDQKQLLEISKALNSTLDYKYLMDAILNICLAQLQTLQAAIYVSPEADSDFFELDPSYKGFDLSENEKSFRIKTNAALIQFLETRMKAMTVNQIEENMGRAVNEVDFLRGIGADLIIPLNAKGKVNGLLVLGEKMTMNEVQEEDRDFLTTLSTLAGIAVENSRLYELATVDMMTGLKVHHYFQTKLKEEMDRCRKKKSYLTLLFTDVDNFKKFNDTHGHQAGDQVLIEVAKQLIRQAGKHDIPARYGGEEFCLVMPGADLERGYEMGETIRKAVESSSVKNPNGGPDLKVTLSVGVSEFWPKDRNNRDLIERADKALYTAKHSGKNRTVCYKEN; encoded by the coding sequence TTGATCAGTAAAGAAAACGATCCCTTGATGATAGAATATCTGGAAAAGAAAATCTATGATCAAAAACAATTATTAGAAATTAGTAAAGCTTTAAATTCCACATTAGATTATAAATATCTAATGGATGCGATTTTAAATATCTGTCTTGCTCAGCTTCAGACTCTACAGGCTGCGATTTATGTCAGTCCGGAAGCGGATTCCGATTTTTTCGAGTTGGATCCAAGTTATAAAGGGTTTGATCTTTCCGAAAACGAAAAATCTTTTCGAATTAAAACAAATGCTGCTTTGATTCAATTTTTAGAAACTAGAATGAAAGCAATGACTGTAAATCAAATCGAAGAGAATATGGGTAGGGCTGTAAACGAGGTAGATTTTTTGAGAGGAATCGGAGCCGATCTGATCATTCCATTGAACGCAAAAGGAAAAGTGAATGGACTTTTGGTTCTAGGAGAGAAAATGACCATGAATGAGGTCCAAGAAGAGGATAGAGACTTTCTAACAACTCTTTCTACTCTTGCCGGAATTGCGGTGGAAAACTCAAGACTCTACGAACTCGCTACGGTAGATATGATGACCGGACTTAAAGTACATCATTATTTTCAGACAAAACTTAAAGAAGAAATGGATCGTTGCAGAAAGAAAAAATCCTATCTTACTCTTTTGTTCACAGACGTGGATAATTTTAAGAAGTTCAATGATACTCATGGACATCAGGCAGGAGATCAGGTTTTAATCGAAGTGGCTAAACAATTGATCCGTCAAGCAGGGAAACACGATATTCCAGCGAGATATGGAGGAGAGGAATTTTGTTTGGTAATGCCCGGTGCGGATCTGGAAAGAGGATACGAAATGGGGGAAACGATTCGCAAAGCGGTAGAATCCAGTTCTGTGAAAAATCCAAACGGAGGTCCCGATTTAAAGGTTACTCTTTCGGTTGGTGTATCTGAGTTTTGGCCTAAGGATAGAAATAACAGAGATTTGATTGAAAGAGCAGATAAGGCGCTTTATACGGCTAAACATTCCGGTAAAAATCGTACTGTTTGTTACAAAGAAAATTAG
- the mnmA gene encoding tRNA 2-thiouridine(34) synthase MnmA — protein MNKGKIIVAMSGGVDSAVTAGLLMEDGYEVIGVNLRTWEYETPACDTTKKSCCSPEDIRDARDVGISLKIPFYVIKMEKVFQEKVIDRFIEDYQHGKTPNPCVECNTFVKFGALFEKAKALGIDKIATGHYARIARNGERYAIANGIDTGKNQAYYLYGLSQENLKNVIFPLGEMTKPEVRQIARRMGLSVADKSESQEICFIPENDYRKFLEKKNVEFTPGFFKLKDGRIVGKHKGRENFTIGQRKGLGIAWKNPLYVISIEDDGSVILGEENETYNESFSVIDLNFQGLAPLNEGESLECRVQVRYRHVPIRCNITKMKEGLSVHPLEDVRGVTPGQSAVFYPLDSDYLLLGGIISKGSIQMRITEPAISVLN, from the coding sequence ATGAACAAAGGAAAAATCATAGTGGCGATGAGTGGGGGGGTAGATAGCGCGGTGACCGCCGGTTTGCTCATGGAAGATGGATACGAAGTGATCGGAGTTAATCTGAGAACTTGGGAATACGAAACTCCTGCCTGTGATACCACTAAAAAATCCTGCTGTTCTCCGGAGGATATTCGAGACGCTAGGGACGTTGGTATTTCCTTAAAAATTCCGTTTTACGTAATCAAGATGGAAAAGGTATTCCAAGAAAAAGTGATCGATCGTTTTATAGAAGACTATCAACACGGAAAAACTCCAAATCCTTGCGTGGAATGTAATACTTTTGTGAAGTTCGGAGCTCTTTTTGAAAAGGCCAAGGCGCTCGGAATCGATAAAATTGCAACCGGTCATTACGCCCGGATTGCGCGTAACGGAGAGCGTTACGCGATTGCCAATGGGATTGATACCGGAAAAAATCAGGCCTACTATTTGTACGGACTTTCTCAAGAAAATCTTAAAAACGTAATTTTTCCTCTCGGTGAAATGACAAAACCGGAAGTGAGGCAAATTGCAAGAAGGATGGGGCTTTCAGTCGCGGATAAATCAGAGTCTCAAGAAATTTGTTTTATTCCGGAGAACGATTACAGAAAATTTTTGGAAAAGAAAAACGTAGAGTTTACTCCCGGTTTTTTTAAACTGAAAGACGGTCGTATCGTAGGAAAACACAAGGGTCGTGAAAATTTTACGATCGGTCAGAGAAAGGGACTGGGAATCGCCTGGAAAAACCCTCTTTACGTAATTTCGATCGAAGATGACGGTTCCGTAATATTAGGAGAAGAGAATGAAACTTACAACGAATCTTTCTCCGTAATCGATCTAAACTTTCAAGGACTTGCTCCTTTGAACGAGGGAGAATCTCTAGAATGTAGGGTTCAGGTCCGTTACAGACATGTTCCGATCCGTTGTAATATTACAAAAATGAAAGAAGGACTTAGCGTTCATCCCCTAGAAGATGTAAGAGGAGTGACTCCTGGACAATCCGCGGTGTTTTATCCTTTGGACTCCGATTATTTACTGTTAGGTGGAATTATCTCCAAGGGAAGCATTCAAATGCGAATTACGGAACCTGCGATTTCTGTATTAAATTGA
- a CDS encoding YggS family pyridoxal phosphate-dependent enzyme → MGILESYQKIYKELQQLRPENPPTLIAVSKFQPIEKIKEAIGCGVVHFGENRIQEGIEKFSQWLENKNKSLILHHIGPVQSGTLRKLFSGYSYAHGVGSAGIVNELLTRAIKEEKKILYFLQTNLTGESTKHGFERKELIELLKQKEKLSNTYCKLEGLMVMGPSDGDLIKTREVFRELSKFKKDYIPEAKLSMGMSGDYKIAIEEGSDFVRIGSAIFGERN, encoded by the coding sequence ATGGGAATTTTAGAGAGTTATCAAAAAATTTACAAGGAACTTCAACAACTCAGACCAGAAAATCCTCCTACTCTCATAGCCGTTTCTAAGTTTCAACCGATCGAAAAAATCAAAGAAGCGATTGGATGTGGAGTCGTTCATTTCGGTGAAAATAGAATTCAAGAAGGAATCGAAAAATTTTCACAGTGGTTGGAAAATAAAAATAAGTCTCTGATTTTACATCATATCGGACCGGTTCAAAGTGGAACTTTGCGAAAGTTGTTTTCAGGATATTCATACGCGCACGGAGTGGGAAGTGCTGGGATCGTAAATGAACTTCTAACTAGAGCAATAAAAGAAGAAAAAAAGATCTTATACTTTTTACAAACGAACTTAACTGGAGAAAGTACAAAACACGGTTTCGAAAGAAAAGAACTGATCGAACTTTTAAAACAAAAAGAAAAATTGTCTAATACTTACTGCAAGTTAGAGGGACTCATGGTAATGGGGCCTTCGGATGGAGATCTTATTAAAACCAGGGAAGTTTTTCGGGAACTTTCTAAATTCAAAAAAGATTATATACCGGAAGCGAAACTTTCTATGGGAATGTCTGGAGATTATAAAATCGCTATCGAAGAAGGAAGCGACTTTGTCAGGATCGGAAGTGCGATTTTTGGAGAAAGAAACTGA
- a CDS encoding pseudouridine synthase: MIDPIISIKEEVGTLSERLQVLISKEESGTRLDHFLSKKFTYHSRTVWQKEITEGRILVSSKTVKPGVSLKEGDLVSYHPIQKEEPPVRNDYKILYEDEFFVAIDKPGDLPVHPAGIYRKGNLLTFLKESGKFKDLFTIHRLDRETSGVILFAKNSEIASSLSKSFSLGNIQKYYITKVYGDFPKRKSAYGILKPDLSSKIRKKRTFVPLKFDFLKRNKKYLFDNSIMEKQEEISLTYFQKVEFDRRRESKFKFSKIEFQFQNTKNEKMGSVLLNQEDHSILLCRPITGRMHQIRATLFSLGFPLFGDKLYGKDEKVFLEFIEGKNPDLVVRLGMKRQALHSYAVCLNHPVTNKKMKITAPIPEDFL, from the coding sequence TTGATCGATCCTATTATTTCCATCAAAGAAGAAGTGGGGACTTTATCTGAACGACTTCAGGTTCTAATTTCTAAAGAAGAATCCGGAACTAGACTCGATCATTTTCTTTCTAAAAAATTCACTTATCATTCTAGAACGGTTTGGCAAAAAGAAATTACCGAGGGGAGAATCCTTGTTTCTAGTAAAACGGTTAAACCGGGAGTTTCTCTTAAGGAAGGGGATTTAGTTTCTTATCATCCGATCCAAAAGGAAGAACCTCCGGTTAGAAACGATTATAAAATTCTTTATGAAGACGAGTTTTTTGTAGCGATTGATAAACCAGGTGATCTCCCGGTTCATCCCGCTGGAATCTATAGAAAAGGAAATCTTCTCACTTTTTTAAAGGAATCTGGCAAGTTTAAAGATTTATTTACGATACATCGGTTGGACAGGGAAACTTCGGGCGTGATATTGTTCGCTAAAAACTCGGAGATTGCTTCCAGTTTGTCTAAATCGTTTAGTTTAGGGAATATTCAAAAATATTATATTACAAAAGTATATGGAGATTTTCCCAAAAGAAAATCGGCGTATGGTATTTTAAAACCGGACCTTTCTTCTAAAATCAGGAAAAAGAGAACGTTTGTCCCTTTAAAATTTGATTTTTTAAAAAGAAATAAAAAATATCTATTTGATAATTCTATTATGGAGAAGCAGGAGGAGATTTCTTTGACTTACTTTCAAAAAGTTGAATTCGATAGGAGGCGCGAATCAAAATTCAAATTTTCTAAAATAGAGTTTCAATTTCAAAATACGAAGAATGAAAAAATGGGATCGGTTCTTTTAAACCAAGAGGATCATTCTATTTTATTATGCAGGCCGATTACGGGGCGTATGCATCAGATTAGAGCTACTTTGTTTAGTTTAGGTTTTCCGCTATTTGGAGATAAACTCTATGGAAAAGACGAAAAAGTTTTTTTAGAATTTATAGAAGGAAAAAATCCAGATCTGGTCGTTCGGTTGGGAATGAAAAGACAAGCGTTACATTCGTATGCAGTTTGTTTGAATCACCCGGTCACAAATAAAAAAATGAAAATTACGGCTCCTATTCCGGAGGATTTTTTGTGA
- a CDS encoding PilZ domain-containing protein, protein MDKFINDAEGIHKILQSLFTRLPVVIFVDNRPLPVRVAGLKDSFRIVVTLPPGIPNEQNRKLFLVHNNHRFAAFCTVELHNPANSVELLFTSVIQVTIAQRTEKRVHIDSGSQITLTNIINQYKVRKAIGFADKKIDGIVKKHAKLLKETYPLSSIFFSDKMDNRLRLMYNFDKPIYVLDRYAKSDGSAGFQFLTFSEYQKLIAVNNLESGIVSEISIMIRYKGYTPLGYVQILSDKELSASDFNTANITANSISKEIIASGFFQESKEKCNVDNISMQGVGFFHHQSIFFSRSFAVGETILFDINFSAENKGTFRAVIRNITNTDKMFRIGCEFFNLNEREENMIQTYIDSKENRT, encoded by the coding sequence ATGGATAAGTTTATCAATGACGCAGAAGGAATTCATAAAATTCTTCAATCTCTTTTTACTAGACTTCCCGTAGTGATATTCGTAGACAATCGTCCACTTCCCGTAAGAGTAGCTGGTCTTAAAGATTCTTTTAGAATTGTAGTCACCCTTCCTCCTGGAATTCCTAACGAACAAAATCGAAAATTGTTTTTAGTTCATAATAATCATAGATTTGCGGCTTTTTGCACTGTCGAACTTCACAATCCTGCAAACAGTGTGGAACTTTTATTTACGAGTGTAATTCAAGTGACTATCGCTCAGAGAACTGAAAAAAGAGTTCATATAGATTCGGGATCTCAAATTACTCTTACGAATATCATCAATCAATATAAGGTTAGGAAAGCGATCGGATTTGCCGATAAAAAGATAGACGGAATCGTTAAGAAACACGCGAAACTTCTCAAGGAAACTTATCCTCTTTCCAGTATCTTTTTTTCGGACAAAATGGATAACAGACTCAGGTTGATGTACAATTTTGATAAGCCGATTTACGTTTTGGACCGTTATGCGAAATCAGATGGAAGTGCGGGTTTTCAATTTCTTACCTTTTCAGAATATCAAAAGTTGATTGCTGTAAATAACTTGGAATCAGGTATCGTTTCTGAAATTTCGATCATGATTCGATATAAAGGTTATACTCCATTGGGTTACGTTCAGATTCTTTCGGATAAGGAACTGAGTGCGAGCGATTTCAATACCGCTAATATTACCGCGAACTCGATTTCTAAAGAAATCATCGCTTCCGGTTTTTTTCAGGAATCCAAAGAGAAATGTAACGTGGACAATATATCCATGCAAGGAGTAGGTTTCTTTCATCATCAGTCTATTTTCTTTTCTAGAAGTTTTGCAGTAGGAGAAACCATTCTATTTGACATCAATTTTTCTGCGGAAAATAAGGGAACGTTTCGCGCGGTAATACGAAATATCACCAACACGGATAAAATGTTTCGAATCGGTTGCGAATTTTTTAACTTAAACGAAAGAGAAGAAAATATGATTCAAACTTATATCGATTCCAAGGAAAATCGAACCTGA
- the proC gene encoding pyrroline-5-carboxylate reductase, which yields MKYTIGIAGCGNMGGAIYFSLKERYPTQLLGYDPYITSNQKIELISSWDEFVSKSDLILVCVKPGKVIELLKQIKVPKKIISVAAGIHIDTILKNLPTGSRVVRVMPNLPLLVSEGAIGFFGDEELYETVSEIFQPLGHSVKLSNEILMDAVTGLSGSGPAYVFKFIQALAEGGVLSGLGYQEALDLSIQTVIGSAQLLRKEREKDPTTHPEVWKNKVTSPGGTTIAGLVELEKNGFNNAVLEAVKAATNRSKELGI from the coding sequence ATGAAATATACGATAGGAATCGCTGGTTGCGGAAATATGGGAGGAGCTATTTATTTCTCTCTTAAAGAACGTTATCCGACACAGTTATTGGGATACGATCCTTATATAACTTCCAATCAAAAAATAGAACTTATATCTTCCTGGGATGAATTTGTTTCTAAGTCCGATTTAATACTCGTTTGTGTAAAACCTGGAAAGGTGATCGAACTTTTAAAACAAATCAAGGTTCCTAAAAAAATTATATCTGTTGCCGCTGGAATCCATATCGATACGATTCTAAAAAATCTTCCGACGGGATCCAGGGTAGTAAGGGTAATGCCCAATTTACCTTTACTAGTTTCTGAAGGCGCGATCGGGTTTTTCGGAGACGAAGAGTTATACGAAACCGTTTCCGAGATTTTTCAGCCTTTAGGACATTCCGTGAAACTAAGCAACGAAATTCTCATGGATGCCGTTACTGGACTTTCCGGATCGGGGCCGGCTTATGTTTTTAAATTTATACAAGCCTTGGCAGAAGGTGGGGTTCTTTCCGGTTTGGGATATCAAGAGGCGTTGGATCTTAGCATACAAACAGTAATCGGTTCTGCACAGCTTCTTAGAAAGGAAAGAGAAAAAGATCCGACAACTCATCCAGAAGTGTGGAAAAATAAGGTAACTTCCCCAGGCGGAACTACCATTGCTGGACTTGTGGAATTAGAAAAAAACGGATTTAACAATGCGGTCTTAGAGGCGGTGAAAGCGGCAACGAATCGTTCTAAAGAACTAGGAATTTAA
- a CDS encoding alpha-hydroxy-acid oxidizing protein: protein MSLSHKITGKTILIVGGGLLQVPIIQTAKMMKLTTVVADMNGEAPGMKICDIPMVMSTKDIEGMVRESKKLATKIKIDGVITAGTDASMTVAAVANALDLPGIRYVDAEAASNKVKMRERLKKAGIPLPGFAPVWSLSDTRDALEFLNFPLVMKPADNMGARGVIKVENREELQAAFKHAKKYSPTGEMILEEYMPGPEVSVDALTWNGNFVITGIADRIIEREPYFIEMGHNMPSALSPSILKEVEEVMFRSMKALGITLGAGKGDIKVTPDGVKVGEIAARLSGGFMSAFTFPLSSGINLNRAAILIALGEEPDNLTPTANRVSIERCLLAPRGKLISIDGIEETRKIEGVNDLFFMNKIGDIIQEPTNNIEKTGHVIISADTLDKAEEVFEKVKNTIRFTCDELYSISEKEIQQNARLRFGKEVCWVCKVCDGTDCASGVPGMGALGKMLTFQDNINALREYSILPKYIREHTRASAETHFLGKKFRTPVMAAPMTGAVTNMNGAMDEFTFAATLLEGCQTSGTLAWLGDGASPEKYLIMLEAIRKTKADAILICKPREDEVLLKERFQESEKSGLLAIGMDVDAVNFKTMTLKNISSITRNVSKLAKIRSFTKLPFVVKGIMTPQDALLAIDAGADCIVVSNHGGRVLDDMPGTARVLSGIRNVIGDKIQIVVDGGVRSGMDVFKMIALGADTVLVGRPMAIFAVGGGVAGVRFLISQYTDNLLQSMNVTGTETLKDIGMELLFRKKIDEENSPTE from the coding sequence TTGTCTCTAAGTCATAAAATTACTGGAAAGACGATTTTGATCGTAGGAGGGGGGCTTTTACAGGTCCCCATCATTCAAACCGCTAAAATGATGAAACTTACCACCGTAGTCGCAGATATGAACGGTGAAGCTCCTGGTATGAAAATTTGCGACATTCCTATGGTGATGAGTACGAAAGATATTGAAGGAATGGTGAGAGAATCCAAAAAACTCGCCACTAAAATCAAAATCGACGGAGTGATTACCGCCGGAACCGATGCGAGTATGACCGTGGCTGCGGTTGCAAACGCTCTCGATCTTCCCGGAATTCGATACGTGGACGCGGAAGCCGCTTCTAACAAAGTAAAAATGCGGGAACGTTTGAAAAAAGCTGGAATTCCTCTCCCCGGTTTTGCTCCTGTATGGAGTCTTTCTGATACGAGAGACGCATTAGAATTTTTGAATTTTCCTCTCGTAATGAAACCCGCCGACAACATGGGTGCTCGAGGAGTTATCAAAGTAGAAAATAGGGAAGAGTTACAAGCCGCGTTTAAACACGCAAAAAAATATTCTCCTACGGGAGAGATGATTTTAGAAGAATATATGCCCGGTCCGGAAGTTTCCGTGGATGCTCTCACTTGGAACGGAAATTTTGTAATCACTGGAATTGCAGATAGAATTATCGAAAGAGAACCTTATTTTATAGAGATGGGGCATAACATGCCTTCCGCTTTGAGTCCTTCTATTTTAAAAGAAGTGGAAGAAGTAATGTTTCGAAGTATGAAGGCTCTTGGAATTACTCTTGGAGCCGGGAAGGGGGATATTAAAGTCACCCCGGACGGAGTTAAGGTAGGAGAAATCGCCGCGAGATTGTCAGGCGGTTTTATGTCCGCGTTTACCTTTCCTCTTTCTTCTGGAATTAACTTAAATCGGGCCGCCATCTTAATCGCGTTAGGTGAAGAACCGGACAATCTAACTCCTACCGCTAATAGAGTTTCCATAGAACGTTGTCTTTTGGCCCCTAGAGGAAAACTTATTTCCATCGATGGAATTGAGGAGACTCGTAAAATAGAAGGAGTCAACGATCTATTTTTTATGAATAAGATCGGTGATATTATCCAAGAACCTACGAATAACATTGAAAAGACGGGACACGTAATTATCAGTGCGGATACTTTAGATAAAGCCGAGGAGGTTTTTGAAAAAGTAAAAAACACGATTCGATTTACTTGTGACGAACTCTATTCTATTTCCGAAAAAGAAATTCAACAAAACGCCAGATTACGTTTTGGAAAAGAAGTATGCTGGGTTTGTAAAGTTTGTGACGGAACCGATTGTGCTTCTGGGGTTCCTGGAATGGGCGCTTTGGGAAAAATGCTTACTTTCCAGGATAATATCAACGCACTACGGGAATATTCGATTCTTCCTAAATACATTCGAGAACATACCCGGGCTTCGGCAGAAACTCACTTTCTTGGAAAAAAATTCAGAACCCCTGTAATGGCGGCTCCAATGACCGGAGCCGTTACGAATATGAACGGCGCTATGGATGAGTTTACGTTTGCGGCTACATTATTAGAAGGATGTCAGACTTCTGGAACCTTAGCATGGTTAGGTGATGGTGCCAGTCCGGAAAAATATTTGATTATGTTGGAAGCGATTCGTAAAACGAAAGCAGACGCGATTTTGATCTGTAAACCTAGAGAAGACGAGGTTCTTTTAAAGGAAAGATTTCAAGAATCCGAAAAATCTGGTCTTCTGGCGATCGGTATGGACGTAGACGCGGTCAATTTTAAGACGATGACTTTGAAAAATATTTCCTCGATTACCAGAAATGTTTCTAAACTTGCGAAAATTCGTTCTTTTACTAAGTTACCTTTTGTCGTCAAAGGTATCATGACCCCACAGGACGCGCTACTTGCAATCGATGCAGGTGCGGATTGTATAGTCGTATCCAATCACGGTGGAAGAGTTTTAGACGATATGCCTGGGACCGCTAGAGTTCTTTCTGGAATTAGAAATGTTATAGGTGATAAGATTCAGATTGTGGTGGATGGTGGAGTGAGAAGCGGCATGGACGTATTTAAGATGATCGCTTTGGGTGCGGATACGGTTCTAGTGGGAAGACCAATGGCGATTTTTGCGGTTGGGGGTGGAGTTGCCGGAGTTCGGTTTCTAATTTCACAATATACTGATAATCTTTTGCAGTCGATGAATGTTACTGGAACCGAAACTTTGAAAGATATTGGAATGGAGTTGCTCTTTCGGAAAAAAATTGACGAAGAAAATTCTCCGACTGAATGA